The following are encoded together in the Conger conger chromosome 11, fConCon1.1, whole genome shotgun sequence genome:
- the LOC133140713 gene encoding carnitine O-acetyltransferase-like, whose product MFGLLARTMAKPAIMKPSALVKPVSVTKIIGRYLVHQEGLPKLPVPSLKQTCERYLAVLEPIINEEELSHTRELMAEFLRPGGVGERLQKGLERRARKTENWLSDWWLQTAYLEFRLPVVMNSSPGVVLPRLEFHDRQGQMRFAAKLIAGVLDFKTMIDNETMPVEYLGGKPLCMNQYYQILSSCRIPGLKRDTVVNHAMGKTPAMHITVVHNFQFFVLDVYNSDGSPLTVDQIYMQLEKIWNSSLQSNKEPVGILTSQHRNSWGKAYNNLIKDKVNKESVRAIQKSIFTVCLDAPMPRVSDDLYRSRVAAQMLHGGGSRWNSGNRWFDKTLQFIIGEDGSCGLIYEHAPAEGPPIVALVDHVVEYTKKSEMIRSPMLPLPMPPKLRFNITPEVKKDIEKAKQNLNIMVHDLDVKVMVFTHYGKDVPKSYKMSPDAFIQMALQLAYFRMYHHCCSTYESASLRMFKLGRTDTIRSTSIDSFRFVQAMDDPSKQNTEKVALLHKAVSAHRAYTDMAIHGQAIDRHLLGLKLQGIEDLTSMPDIFMDTAYAVAMHYNLSTSQVPAKTDCVMCFGPVVPDGYGVCYNPMEKHINFSVTAFNSCAETHAAKLARALEEALMDMRDLLERVPQAKL is encoded by the exons ATGTTTGGTCTTCTGGCTAGAACGATG GCTAAGCCAGCCATCATGAAGCCTTCGGCCCTGGTGAAGCCAGTGTCGGTGACGAAGATCATCGGCCGGTACCTGGTCCATCAGGAGGGCTTGCCCAAACTGCCAGTGCCGTCGCTCAAACAGACCTGTGAGCGCTACCTGGCAGTGTTGGAGCCAATCATCAATGAAGAAGAGCTGAGCCACACTCGCGAGCTAATGGCTGAGTTCCTGCGTCCCGGTGGCGTGGGAGAGAGGCTGCAGAAGGGTCTGGAGCGCCGGGCTCGTAAGACTGAGAACTGG ctctctgattggtggtTGCAGACGGCTTATCTGGAGTTCCGATTGCCCGTGGTGATGAACTCCAGCCCTGGCGTGGTCCTTCCCCGTCTGGAGTTCCATGATCGGCAGGGGCAGATGAG GTTTGCTGCTAAGTTGATTGCCGGGGTTTTGGATTTCAAAACCATGATCGACAA TGAGACCATGCCTGTGGAATACTTGGGTGGGAAGCCACTCTGCATGAACCAGTATTACCAGATTCTGTCCTCCTGTCGCATCCCTGGCCTGAAGAGAGACACCGTGGTGAACCATGCCATGGGAAAGACACCGGCCATGCATATCACCGTGGTGCACAACTTCCAG TTCTTCGTCTTGGACGTGTACAACAGTGACGGTTCCCCTCTGACGGTGGACCAGATCTACATGCAGCTGGAGAAGATCTGGAACTCATCCCTGCAGTCTAACAAAGAGCCAGTGGGAATCCTGACCTCCCAGCACCGCAACAGCTGGGGAAAGGCCTACAACAACCTCATCAAAG ACAAAGTGAATAAGGAGTCTGTGCGGGCCatccagaagagcatcttcaCCGTGTGCCTGGACGCCCCCATGCCGCGCGTTTCAGACGATCTGTACCGCAGCCGTGTGGCGGCTCAGATGCTGCACGGAGGTGGCAGCCGCTGGAATAGTGGGAACCGCTGGTTTGACAAGACCTTACAG TTTATAATCGGAGAAGATGGGTCATGTGGTCTGATCTATGAGCATGCACCTGCTGAAGGACCCCCCATCGTGGCCTTGGTTGATCACGTGGTTGAGTATAC GAAGAAGTCAGAGATGATACGCTCCCCCATGCTGCCCTTGCCCATGCCTCCTAAACTGCGTTTCAACATCACGCCTGAGGTCAAGAAAGACATCGAGAAGGCCAAGCAGAACTTGAACAT AATGGTGCATGACCTGGATGTGAAAGTCATGGTGTTTACCCACTATGGCAAGGACGTCCCCAAATCCTACAAGATGAGCCCCGACGCCTTCATTCAGATGGCATTACAGCTGGCTTACTTCAG GATGTACCATCACTGCTGTTCCACCTATGAGAGTGCCTCCCTGCGCATGTTCAAACTGGGCCGCACCGACACCATCCGCTCCACCTCGATAGACTCCTTCAGATTCGTCCAGGCCATGGATGACCCTTCCAAACAG aacacagagaagGTGGCTCTGCTGCATAAGGCTGTCAGTGCTCACAGAGCCTACACTGACATG GCGATCCACGGCCAAGCAATCGACAGACATCTGCTTGGGCTGAAGCTTCAAGGAATAGAAGACCTGACCTCCATGCCTGACATCTTCATGGACACGGCCTACGCTGTGGCCATGCACTATAACCTGTCCACCAGCCAG GTTCCGGCCAAGACGGACTGTGTGATGTGCTTTGGGCCGGTGGTGCCGGACGGGTACGGCGTGTGCTACAACCCCATGGAGAAGCACATCAACTTCTCCGTGACGGCCTTCAACAGCTGCGCGGAAACCCATGCCGCCAAGCTGGCGCGCGCCCTGGAGGAGGCGCTGATGGACATGAGAGACCTGCTGGAGCGGGTGCCCCAGGCCAAGCTCTGA
- the adamts13 gene encoding A disintegrin and metalloproteinase with thrombospondin motifs 13 gives MATAVLLFLAVVLLGSTALMRSPLEERFLQSLDEQDVLFYFGTTSIESVPKFQVTWLSCTPAELSDRPKQCAIQALGRLYVLGKKQGSPPPSCTSLVERHLNSSLSVVRRTPGICCEQFNVLQPSHVRGLLSLCGGTLQGMVLEGHRRLHFQPVLRRHEHLTSMSSATAGGLATPHLVFNQHLPVDAQRHPPHPGPRRVLRAAMLSEVTHLELLVVVGPDVQMIHKQDTERYILTNLNIASELLRDMTLGANLRVHLVRMIILTETEPEIEMSANITSSLMSVCSWGHRINPLNDTDPLHADLMLYITRFDLVLPDGNKQVRGVAQLGGACSSQWSCVITEDTGFDLGITIAHEIGHSFGINHDGTGNTCSSSGFMMASDGGYNSVDLTWSQCSRDQLQHFFRSGRADCVQDLPVTGGSLQGWKPGLYYGVDDQCRIAFGSNARACSFTHTDMDECRVLSCHITAGDQSSCTRLLIPLLDGTECAPSKWCLKGRCVSPSQLSSPMVVHGAWSSWSEFSHCSRTCGGGISSRWRQCNNPRPAFGGKQCEGRDTEAELCNRQPCTRTQLRFMEEQCSLTDSQPLSLSSGTASLYTWIPAVGLLTGDAQCKLMCRPDGEQFMVSRGSEFTAGTRCEPDSPVTPGTVTACLGGKCQLFGCDGHLLSGKEEDVCGVCGGDGSTCTLVSDLYTEGKAREYVTFLTLPLNTTRVHIVNTKPVFTHLAVLVQGRYVVAGGGSVALNTTQPSPLEDSQLTYRLYLTPDGLPQREELLLAGPVLEETHIQVYRKYGKGYGELTNPNISYSFYVPGGVAKETAPTGEWAAVVSPCSVTCDSGIQETTAICMERDTQEHLEEAFCKAANRPSVLPAPCHLPACPPYWVAGEFGPCSTSCGGGERERPVQCVQKQEEGTVEVSALQCPQASAPNSTEPCSPQPCPASWQVSEPGKCSAVCGQGEARQVVSCVRMEKGVEVQVDSSLCPEATRPADSLPCVVDVCPIGWKTNGKTHFQQKIGGSMMSQSRVEPVYVWSPVIGQCSKSCGNGLLQVWYSCVDHQSQLAVLEYHCNGSSKPQPHSNPCNPTPCPPMWRYKQGVCSVTCGGGVALRVLYCSRDIEGEEQVVSDTVCSTAARPTELVTCNTNTCPPRWRVLGTGPCSVSCGEGIARRNVSCVQFQGGREGRVSEGLCPPAQRPAATVPCRVQACTFSWEVEGWSQCSVTCGYGIQSRAVSCVGPSQPRPLSPLLCVHMPKPFTIQGCRQGDCESPAHTTAEPHLLQLSTTAAPETAEIPRYRAAVLPWQPPEPSPAPPAETTQHEPAETSECGQILLQSSGTVDLRKASGRFCTLSIGRPLDEVIVVKVESSSLNCKDKDYLLLFNRRMMMRKCQSLTNYTLTTRTNFLHVRQGRISHGNGILFSYHSQKNTIKSRHGGCDVQLFGPSGQIVNPTQQASSTNQTCRTFINVAPRSKIQIRALRVRPESDDDAATPTFILIRDVDIMQTTWFDGDRLFQWRSMGSSVELEFHGDYLRHEGSFLAAYSTIQP, from the exons ATGGCAACCGCCGTACTTCTGTTCCTGGCGGTAGTCCTGCTAGgttctacagcactgatgagaTCTCCATTAGAAGAG CGATTTCTACAGTCTTTGGACGAACAAGATGTGTTGTTTTATTTCGGCACCACATCAATAGAATCAG TACCGAAGTTTCAGGTGACATGGCTCAGCTGCACCCCTGCGGAGCTGTCCGACAGGCCAAAGCAGTGTGCCATCCAGGCCCTGGGGAGGCTCTACGTGTTGGGGAAGAAGCAGGGGAGCCCACccccctcctgcacctccctgGTGGAGAGGCATCTGAACTCCTCTCTGAGTGTGGTGAGGAGGACCCCGGGAATCTGCTGCGaacagttcaatgttcttcagccGAGCCATGTCAGgggcctgctctctctctgtggaggGACACTG caAGGCATGGTGCTGGAGGGACACAGAAGACTCCACTTTCAGCCAGTGCTCCGCAGGCATGAGCACCTTACCTCTATGTCTTCTGCCACCGCTGGCGGTCTGGCAACACCGCACCTCGTGTTCAACCAACACCTCCCCGTGGACGCCCAACGGCACCCTCCTCACC CTGGCCCCAGGCGCGTGCTGAGGGCAGCCATGCTATCCGAGGTCACTCACCTGGAGCTGCTGGTGGTCGTCGGCCCAGACGTACAGATGATACACAAGCAGGACACGGAGCGATACATCCTGACCAACCTCAACATT GCGTCTGAGCTGCTGAGGGACATGACGTTGGGGGCCAACTTGAGGGTGCACCTGGTCCGCATGATCATCCTCACTGAGACGGAG CCAGAAATTGAGATGTCTGCAAACATCACCTCCTCCCTGATGAGTGTGTGCTCGTGGGGTCACAGGATCAACCCCCTTAATGATACAGACCCCCTGCATGCGGATCTGATGCTCTATATTACACG GTTTGACCTAGTGCTACCTGATGGCAACAAGCAGGTGAGGGGTGTAGCCCAACTTGGTGGGGCCTGCTCCAGCCAATGGAGTTGCGTGATCACAGAAGACACAGGCTTCGATCTTGGCATTACCATTGCACATGAGATTGGCCACAG CTTTGGCATCAATCATGACGGCACTGGGAATACCTGTAGCAGCAGCGGATTCATGATGGCGTCTGATGGTGGCTACAACAGTGTGGACCTGACCTGGTCACAGTGCAGCCGCGACCAGCTCCAGCACTTCTTCAG GTCAGGCAGAGCAGACTGTGTGCAGGACCTGCCCGTGACTGGAGGGTCCTTGCAGGGCTGGAAGCCGGGGCTGTACTACGGGGTGGACGACCAGTGCCGGATTGCTTTTGGCAGCAACGCCCGAGCctgctctttcacacacacggacatg GACGAATGCCGCGTGCTGTCCTGTCACATCACCGCGGGCGATCAGAGCTCCTGCACACGGCTGTTAATCCCCCTGCTGGACGGAACGGAATGTGCTCCGAGCAAG TGGTGCCTGAAGGGGCGCTGTGTGTCACCTTCCCAGCTAAGCTCCCCCATGGTCGTCCACGGCGCATGGTCCAGCTGGTCCGAGTTCTCCCACTGCTCACGGACCTGCGGTGGGGGGATCAGCTCCCGCTGGAGGCAGTGTAACAACCCACG GCCTGCATTTGGAGGAAAGCAATGTGAAGGGAGAGACACTGAAGCTGAACTTTGTAACAGGCAG CCCTGCACTAGGACCCAGCTGAGATTCATGGAGGAACAGTGTTCCCTGACGGACTCCCAGCCCCTCTCCCTATCCTCCGGCACTGCCTCCCTGTACACCTGGATCCCTGCTGTGGGCCTCCTCACAG GAGACGCCCAGTGCAAGCTCATGTGCCGCCCTGATGGGGAGCAGTTCATGGTCAGCCGGGGGTCGGAGTTCACCGCCGGGACCCGCTGTGAGCCTGACAGTCCGGTGACACCAGGCACGGTCACCGCGTGTCTGGGGGGGAAGTGCCAG ctgtTTGGCTGTGATGGCCACTTGCTCTCGGGGAAGGaggaggatgtgtgtggggtgtgcggTGGAGATGGCTCCACCTGTACCCTGGTCTCCGACTTATACACGGAGGGCAAAGCCCGAG AGTATGTGACGTTCCTGACACTTCCACTAAACACGACTCGTGTTCACATTGTCAACACAAAGCCAGTGTTCACACACCTGG CGGTGTTGGTCCAGGGCAGGTATGTGGTGGCTGGTGGTGGCAGTGTGGCTTTAAACACCACCCAGCCCTCTCCTCTGGAGGACAGCCAGCTGACCTATCGCCTGTACCTGACACCTGATGGCCTGCCCCAGAGGGAGGAGCTACTGCTGGCTGGGCCTGTGTTAgaggagacacacatacag GTCTACCGGAAGTATGGAAAAGGATACGGAGAACTCACTAACCCGAACATTTCATATTCGTTCTACGTGCCTGGGGGTGTTGCTAAAGAGACTGCACCCACGGGTGAATGGGCAGCAGTAGTGTCGCCCTGCTCCGTCACTTGTGACTCAG GAATCCAGGAAACCACTGCCATCTGCATGGAAAGAGAcactcaggagcatttggaggagGCATTCTGCAAAGCAGCCAATCGACCCTCTGTTCTGCCTGCGCCCTGTCACCTTCCCGCCTGCCCGCCCTA ctGGGTGGCTGGAGAGTTTGGGCCTTGCAGCACCTCctgtggagggggggagagggagcgacccgtgcagtgtgtgcagaaaCAGGAGGAAGGAACCGTGGAGGTGTCAGCCCTGCAATGCCCACAGGCCTCTGCTCCAAACTCAACAGAACCCTGCAGCCCCCAGCCCTGTCCTGCCAG CTGGCAGGTGTCGGAGCCTGGCAAGTGCTCAGCGGTGTGTGGTCAGGGTGAGGCCCGTCAAGTCGTGTCCTGTGTCCGGATGGAAAAGGGTGTGGAAGTCCAAGTGGACAGCAGTCTGTGCCCGGAGGCTACCAGGCCGGCCGATTCCCTACCCTGCGTGGTGGACGTCTGTCCCATCGGCTGGAAGACAAACGGCAAG ACCCATTTTCAACAGAAGATTGGAGGCAgcatgatgtcacaatcacgtGTGGAACCTGTGTACGTATGGAGCCCCGTGATTGGCCAGTGCTCAAAGAGCTGTGGGAATG GGCTGCTGCAGGTGTGGTACTCCTGCGTGGATCACCAATCCCAGCTGGCAGTGCTGGAGTACCACTGCAATGGGTCAAGCAAGCCACAACCTCACTCCAATCCCTGCAACcctaccccctgccccccgat GTGGCGCTACAAGCAGGGGGTGTGCAGTGTGACGTGTGGAGGTGGGGTGGCGCTCAGGGTACTGTACTGCTCACGGGACATCGAGGGTGAGGAACAGGTTGTGAGTGACACAGTGTGCAGTACTGCAGCCAGGCCTACAGAGCTGGTGACGTGTAACACCAATACCTGTCCCCCCAG GTGGAGAGTGCTGGGCACGGGGCCCTGCTCAGTGTCCTGTGGGGAGGGCATCGCTCGGCGGAATGTGTCCTGTGTCCAGTTccaggggggcagggagggcagGGTGTCAGAAGGTCTTTGCCCCCCAGCGCAGAGGCCGGCAGCCACTGTGCCCTGCCGTGTGCAGGCCTGCACCTTCAGCTGGGAGGTGGAGGGCTGGAGCCAG tgctccgTAACCTGTGGCTACGGGATCCAGTCCAGAGCGGTGTCCTGTGTGGGGCCgtcccagccccgccccctcagccccctgctctgtgtccACATGCCCAAGCCATTCACCATCCAGGGCTGTCGCCAGGGTGACTGTGAGAGCCCCGCCCATACCACCGCCGAACCGCACCTACTCCAGCTCAGCACCACTGCAGCTCCTGAGACGGCAGAAATACCCCGGTACCGAGCCGCTGTGCTGCCGTGGCAGCCCCCGGAACCAAGCCCAGCTCCCCCCGCTGAAACCACACAGCACGAGCCGGCTGAAACCA GTGAGTGTGGACAGATCCTTCTGCAGAGCTCGGGCACGGTGGACCTGAGGAAGGCCTCCGGCAGGTTCTGCACGCTCTCCATTGGCCGCCCACTGGACGAGGTCATCGTCGTCAAGGTGGAGTCCAGCTCCCTCAACTGCAAGGACA aggacTACTTGCTGCTCTTCAAtaggaggatgatgatgaggaagtGCCAAAGTTTGACTAACTACACCCTGACCACCCGCACCAACTTCCTGCATGTGCGTCAGGGCCGCATCTCCCATGGCAACGGAATACTCTTCTCTTACCACAGTCAGAAAAACACCATTAAAAGTCGCCATGGAG GCTGTGACGTGCAGCTGTTTGGGCCCAGTGGGCAGATCGTGAACCCAACCCAGCAGGCCAGCTCGACCAATCAGACGTGTCGCACCTTCATCAACGTTGCGCCGAGATCCAAAATACAGATCAGGGCCCTCCGCGTGCGGCCCGAATCCGACGACGACGCGGCCACTCCCACTTTCATACTG ATCCGAGATGTGGACATCATGCAGACCACGTGGTTCGACGGCGACAGACTCTTCCAGTGGAGATCCATGGGAAGCAGCGTGGAGCTGGAGTTCCACGGGGATTACCTACGCCACGAGGGGAGCTTTCTGGCAGCGTATTCCACCATACAGCCCTGA